In Brassica rapa cultivar Chiifu-401-42 chromosome A06, CAAS_Brap_v3.01, whole genome shotgun sequence, a single window of DNA contains:
- the LOC103873553 gene encoding betaine aldehyde dehydrogenase 2, mitochondrial, whose product MAIRVPRRQLFIGGQWTEPIRRQTLPVVNPATEDIIGYIPAATSEDVELAVEAARKALTRNQGKDWSKASGAVRARYLRAIAAKVTERKSELANLEAIDCGKPLDEAAWDMDDVAGCFEYYADLAQGLDAKQKAPLSLPLDTFKGYVLKEPIGVVGLITPWNYPLLMAVWKVAPALAAGCTAILKPSELASVTCLELADICREVGLPPGVLNILTGLGTEAGAPLASHPHVDKIVFTGSTATGSNIMTSAAKLVKPVSLELGGKSPIIVFDDVEIDKAVEWTMFGCFWTNGQICSATSRLLVHEKIADEFLDKLVKWTKNIKISDPFEEGCRLGPVVSKGQYERVVKFVSNARKEGATVLCGGARPGHLKKGYFVEPAIISNVTTSMEIWRDEVFGPVLCVKTFSTEDEAIQLANDSQYGLAGAVLSNDLERCDRVSKAFEAGIVWVNCSQPCFCQAPWGGTKRSGFGRELGEWGLENYLSVKQVTQYISNEPWGWYKPPSKL is encoded by the exons ATGGCGATTAGGGTGCCGCGACGGCAGCTCTTCATCGGCGGTCAATGGACAGAGCCCATTCGCCGTCAAACACTCCCTGTTGTCAATCCCGCCACGGAGGACATCATCG GTTACATCCCAGCTGCAACTTCTGAGGATGTGGAGCTCGCGGTGGAAGCTGCAAGGAAAGCACTTACAAGAAACCAAGGAAAGGATTGGTCTAAAGCATCCGGGGCTGTTCGTGCCAGATACTTACGTGCTATTGCAGCTAAG GTAACCGagaggaagtctgaactagctAATCTTGAGGCTATTGATTGCGGTAAACCTCTAGATGAAGCAGCATGGGACATG GATGATGTTGCTGGATGTTTTGAATATTATGCTGACCTAGCTCAAGGCTTAGATGCAAAGCAGAAGGCTCCTCTTTCTCTTCCCTTAGATACTTTTAAGGGCTACGTTCTCAAGGAACCCATTGGTGTAGTTGGGCTGATTACTCCATG GAATTATCCGTTACTGATGGCTGTTTGGAAAGTCGCTCCTGCACTTGCTGCTGGGTGCACGGCAATACTGAAACCTTCTGAGTTGGCCTCCGT GACATGTTTGGAGCTCGCTGATATCTGCCGCGAGGTGGGTCTGCCACCTGGTGTTCTTAATATTCTGACTGGTTTAGGAACTGAAGCAGGTGCTCCATTGGCATCGCATCCACACGTTGACAAG ATTGTTTTCACTGGAAGCACGGCAACTGGAAGCAACATTATGACTTCTGCTGCCAAATTGGTTAAA cCTGTTTCCTTGGAGCTTGGTGGGAAAAGCCCTATCATTGTCTTTGATGATGTCGAAATTGACAAAG CTGTGGAATGGACTATGTTTGGTTGTTTCTGGACAAACGGTCAGATTTGCAGTGCGACATCTCGACTTCTCGTGCAT GAAAAGATTGCTGACGAATTTTTGGACAAGTTGGTAAAGTGGACAAAGAACATTAAGATTTCAGATCCTTTTGAAGAAGGCTGTAGGCTTGGTCCTGTTGTCAGCAAAGGACAG TACGAGAGAGTAGTGAAGTTTGTCTCAAACGCTAGGAAGGAAGGTGCAACTGTCCTCTGCGGAGGAGCTCGTCCTGGG CATTTAAAAAAGGGTTATTTTGTTGAACCTGCTATAATTTCAAATGTGACTACTTCAATGGAAATctggagagatgaagtatttggTCCTGTTCTCTGTGTCAAAACATTCTCCACTGAGGATGAGGCAATACAGCTGGCAAATGACTCCCA ATATGGATTAGCAGGCGCTGTATTATCAAATGATCTGGAGAGGTGTGATCGCGTTAGTAAG GCATTCGAGGCGGGTATTGTGTGGGTCAACTGTTCTCAGCCATGTTTCTGTCAAGCTCCATGGGGTGGAACCAAACGCAGTGGTTTTGGCCGTGAACTAGGAGAATG GGGACTTGAGAACTACTTGAGTGTGAAGCAGGTGACGCAATATATATCTAATGAACCATGGGGATGGTACAAACCTCCTTCCAAGCTTTAA
- the LOC103873552 gene encoding uncharacterized protein LOC103873552 translates to MEKDSWADLWDNNQSTAKTTEDGKSGSGGGGGSGKYKEKMEAGLGKTKAAASSGFKKVKTGTSLGLSWVKDKYTKTTSKKN, encoded by the coding sequence ATGGAGAAAGATTCTTGGGCAGATCTGTGGGACAACAATCAGTCTACGGCGAAAACAACCGAGGACGGTAAAAGCGGCAGCGGCGGAGGTGGTGGGTCGGGTAAATACAAAGAGAAGATGGAGGCTGGACTGGGGAAGACGAAAGCGGCGGCGAGTTCGGGGTTTAAGAAAGTGAAGACAGGAACGTCGTTGGGTCTTAGCTGGGTCAAAGACAAGTATACCAAAACCACCTCCAAGAAGAATTGA
- the LOC103873550 gene encoding serine/threonine-protein kinase ATM: MITSRDVHEVVWKLSSDKAKTREDGVKLLNTWLEGDMSINFCSFLSHNTAKLKLDQIPNAETWPFLVKNLLQCVSMEVSGSKRRIPKPTFAKALRVVIQRAEETKFPGVLSPLLSMAKTIFTHVHDILSNTPSFHSEYGIILRHLLEIKEYRFQMRKRTYSNLVMLYLERAEAGFWEKNSGQHSQKEEAFRCILTLQSLLENPPGDFSDDIRKEIVNGLIHIFSSARDEEKLSRKLIECVNSFLLKDGPNIGSLSLEIHNAVQQFVFRCWLTTHDKNLKEILAFYGRLQLNLTRGSSESSSLLEQLLNVVTRELDLGSSSSSASWGDSTKDGTLSSYQNSLVELAAHVLYRAVVNTTRSSLSEKRARRQHITLRLVEALTEGKWLWCAAFGCLIRTHCTRINKDLLIYWFEAICTNFQRLVEDASMRRSYDGLLWTLRSLQELSSGLLLPTATIDISKSTVSSSELDRGWQLIWSSLIHGLATFSSMTVIVDAVLVLLGSIISNNHINVGILPQEVWDHQLFRHIPSEPALYFIACYFSRMGCQGNLQDDLHLRRNLLRAVCGPLSLKGPLALNERMVRLLPAAALALCAGFTTTLPLPKEHLPTPPSWDACEVVNDVKMDDAEQERKFGLFECSVEVLTRVYSNSIKISSYRVPDGVQLPLVLRDPLLNDMEIYFLSIIPEDSEKGPLSDIFMGCSLLCHFMHGSYTTRKGKGSTSFFLKACQYLLESLDYAVEAVLKSLYDFQRLGPLGFGSDFNEKSSIIVSLRSLTSSPVFSNRGDQNLLATSYDTVFHSLEDLLRSFAKVYGEYTEHSWNTKSDTVTSKSLALDPPEVGRIVDMDLDLDVDTKEIDLITAGGKAVAGGPVSTGNWKLGMISLISCFSPVLQLPTWDVLYSIMEKECDPKVLENILYHLCQLSCLTSMPKVYDLVIFLDDMLNKQVKNKRNCLNIVTALHVLLQNFLSSGMDSSGLKPNSELSHLKEGESCQIFVQLGAMVNKVSECGLLGWFGRVRLISCICNFVLLNPQIGQTMIERLLLMLNDSDYRVRFVLARQIGLLFQTWDGHEALFQDICSSFGIILVTSSKEKLVTARDVLAAGPQPRPKMETVIITLMHLAYHSENIELQAVFMMCAVSAIDPCQRELIIAALDNLSAQLHYPSRFKYLEELLGPILFFWIACGVSLAALVETSQLFILNAEPKYFIHFCSHWLLPALLLHEDNTNLDWVAKMASKPVSVLVKENFVPIFSIGMGLHCSKTSECEKGALVLQNSILYVGQITETERDKLIKRNMVSIVSFVLSRASSSPEPPVPAFSRDTISRAIQTIVDGFLETADYPKNAAVIDNINVFRPDRVFMFITEIHYKMSAACHHRHTRHHLAALEELTIILGHRALVPSSLNYIFNLVGQFISSPSLQDQCCSIASCLLDSFRSNPAKEIVSVLGDQLQFLVSKLVTCCIDAEANSKVSGSKSSQLVNLLHKLIANSESSLHEDIRDLEPLPDMEIFRVIRESHIRRCEGYSPRNHLLKCARRSCYLPPRFLSWSLQALHHKLIATEASQGESNLETGDSFWHSDDEIVNAVWTLVRVSASDEADSMRLLASDFLSRVGIGDPHTVVFHLPGELGSMNDLQFVSHNKGSKVSSFTENGVSDETLISLLKILKKYLLDDSVKIIDVTSQTLRGILSTERGQQALSSIDSCERSLIEVHGRGVNLDTVEKILLDSEKQYKAENFSLEKAEVWSTDNKNFDGWICQLVYCMISLCEDVPIRLCQNIAMLKAEISELLFPSVIVSLAGRVGTDINLHELITSQVKEHIFVDSNKLTKSKQVMLNTLNELRMCYVLERSTFSGQTKREKNTKHSNYSSRSSSSAAKIRDVETANGMAASITANWDKVYWLSIDYLVAARSAVVCGAYLTAAMYVEYWCEEKFGSLSLGDPDFSYHDMLPDHVEILVSAITRINEADSLYGVIHSNKLSAQITTFEHEGNWSRALEYYDLQARSQKMVVPGSLPENQGVEHFQPTTSAQHSVFGEGEVQRQPFKGLIRSLQQTGCMHVLDLYCRGLTSREGSFQYDPEFIELQYEAAWRAGKWDFSLLYPQTHSPPMQHVKNNNYHENLHGCLRALHEGDCNGFHGKLKDAKKELVLSISRASEESTEFIYSAVVKLQILYHLGLVWDLRWTTSSHESMHGYPVKQMACADPVTPTMEQFSWLNKDWISITTQTQFHMNLLEPLVAFRRVLLQILGCEQCTMQHLLQSASLLRKGSKFSHAAASLHEFKFLCAKSDGGQPVPDWLGRIEEAKILHAQGRHEVAISLANYILQNYQLKEEASDIYRVIGKWLAETRSSNSRTILDKYLKPAVSLAKNPSSEISKRLVDRQSQTWFHLAHYADALFKNYEERLSSSEWQAAMRLRKHKTKELELLIKRYKSSKKGEQSDYSLKIQELQKQLTMDKEEAEKLQVDRDNFLKLALEGYQRCLQIGDKYDVRVVFRQVSMWFNLTSQKDVIDNMLSTISEVQSYKFVPLVYQIASRLGSSRDESGSNSFQSALVSLLRKMAIDHPYHTILQLLALANGDRIKDNQRSRNSFVVDIDKKVAAEHLLQDVSQHHGPMIRQMKQLVDIYIKLAELETRREDTNKRVALPREIRSVKQLELVPVVTATIPVDRSCQYNEGSFPSFRGLSDSVTVMNGINAPKVVECFGSDGRKYKQLAKSGNDDLRQDAVMEQFFGLVNTFLHNNRDTWKRRLAVRTYKVVPFTPSAGVLEWVDGTIPLGDYLIGSSRAGGAHGRYGIGNWNYSKCREHMSSAKDKRKAFMDVCTNFRPVMHYFFLEKFLHPADWFVKRLAYTRSVAASSMVGYIVGLGDRHAMNILIDQATAEVIHIDLGVAFEQGLMLKTPERVPFRLTRDIIDGMGITGVEGVFRRCCEETLSVMRTNKEALLTIVEVFIHDPLYKWALSPLKALQRQKETEDYDGVNLEGLQEEFEGNKDAARALMRVKQKLDGYEGGEMRSIHGQAQQLIQDAIDTDRLSHMFPGWGAWM; encoded by the exons ATGATTACTTCGAGGGATGTCCATGAGGTCGTCTGGAAGCTCTCGTCGGATAAAGCCAAGACTCGTGAA GATGGAGTCAAGTTATTGAACACGTGGCTCGAAGGAGATATGTCAATTAACTTCTGTAGCTTTCTTTCGCATAACACAGCCAAGCTTAAGTTGGACCAAATTCCAAATG CTGAAACGTGGCCCTTTTTGGTTAAAAATCTCCTTCAATGTGTATCAATGGAGGTGTCAGGTAGTAAGAGACGGATACCCAAACCCACTTTTGCCAAGGCGCTTCGAGTTGTTATTCAGAGAGCGGAAGAAACCAAGTTTCCTG GTGTACTCTCTCCTTTGCTATCTATGGCCAAAACCATCTTTACACATGTACATGATATTTTGAGCAATACACCTAGCTTTCATTCAGAGTATGGGATCATACTCCGCCATCTTTTGGAAATTAAGGAATACCGTTTCCAAATGAGGAAGCGTACATATTCCA ATTTGGTGATGTTATACCTAGAAAGGGCGGAAGCAGGGTTTTGGGAGAAAAACAGTGGTCAACATAGCCAGAAGGAGGAGGCGTTTCGTTGTATTCTTACGCTTCAGTCACTTTTAGAGAACCCCCCAGGAGATTTCTCTGATGACATTCGAAAAGAAATTGTGAATGGTCTCATTCACATCTTCTCTTCTGCAAG AGATGAAGAAAAGCTCTCACGCAAGCTTATTGAATGTGTAAATTCGTTCTTGCTGAAGGATGGTCCTAATATAGGCTCCTTGTCATTGGAAATTCATAATGCGGTCCAACAGTTTGTGTTCCGTTGCTGGTTAACAACCCATGATAAGAACCTTaag GAGATACTTGCTTTTTATGGAAGGCTACAGCTAAATTTGACAAGAGGATCTAGTGAATCTAGTTCTCTGTTGGAACAACTTTTGAACGTGGTTACTCGTGAACTGGATCTTGGTAGTTCATCAAGTTCTGCATCATG ggGTGATTCAACCAAGGATGGGACATTGAGCAGCTATCAGAATAGCTTGGTTGAGTTGGCTGCACATGTGCTCTACCGG GCAGTTGTCAATACTACTAGATCATCACTGTCAGAGAAACGAGCTCGAAGGCAACATATTACATTGCGTCTTGTGGAGGCACTTACTGAAGGAAAATGGCTGTG GTGTGCTGCTTTTGGTTGTCTGATTCGGACTCATTGTACTCGCATCAACAAGGATCTCCTTATTTACTGGTTTGAAGCCATCTGTACAAACTTTCAAAG ACTTGTGGAGGATGCTAGTATGAGACGTTCTTATGATGGTCTATTATGGACTTTGAG GAGTTTGCAAGAGCTATCTTCTGGTTTGTTACTTCCAACTGCTACTATCGACATATCAAAGTCAACTGTTTCCTCAAGTGAG CTAGATCGTGGTTGGCAATTGATCTGGAGTTCTTTGATCCACGGACTAGCAACATTCAGCAGCATGACCGTAATT GTTGATGCTGTCTTGGTGCTCCTTGGATCAATTATTTCAAAT AACCACATAAACGTGGGGATTCTACCTCAAGAAGTGTGGGATCACCAATTATTCAGACACATACCCTCTGA GCCGGCCTTGTACTTCATTGCATGTTACTTTTCACGTATGGGTTGCCAG GGAAACCTGCAAGATGATCTACATCTACGACGCAATCTCCTTAGAGCAGTTTGTGGCCCCCTTAGCTTGAAG GGTCCATTGGCACTGAATGAGCGAATGGTTCGCCTTCTACCAGCAGCTGCTTTAGCCCTATGTGCTGGTTTCACAACGACACTTCCATTACCTAAGGAACATCTCCCAACACCACCTAGTTGGGATGCCTGTGAAGTGGTGAATGATGTGAAG ATGGATGATgctgaacaagaaagaaaattTGGACTGTTTGAATGCTCTGTAGAGGTTCTAACAAGAGTTTACTCGAATTCTATCAAG ATCTCTAGTTACCGAGTTCCTGATGGAGTACAACTACCTCTAGTACTAAGAGATCCATTGCTTAATGACATGGAAATCTATTTTCTTAGCATTATCCCAGAGGACAGTGAGAAAGGACCACTTTCTGACATATTTATGGGATGTTCTCTGCTGTGTCATTTTATGCATGGTTCTTATACGACGAG GAAGGGTAAGGGAAGCACTTCGTTCTTCTTAAAAGCATGCCAGTATTTGTTAGAAAGCCTGGACTACGCTGTTGAAGCAGTTTTAAAGAGCCTCTATGATTTTCAAAGGCTTGGACCCCTGGGGTTTGGCTCAGATTTTAATGAGAAAAGTTCTATAATAGTTTCGTTGAGGTCTCTTACTAGTTCTCCTGTCTTCAGCAACAGAGGAGACCAAAATCTTCTTGCCACTAGTTATGATACTGTATTTCACTCCTTAGAGGACCTTTTACGGTCGTTTGCTAAAGTTTACGGAGAATATACTGAGCACTCATGGAATACTAAATCTGACACTGTTACTTCGAAATCGTTAGCACTTGATCCCCCAGAAGTTGGCAGGATTGTGGATATGGATTTGGATCTAGATGTAGACACTAAAGAGATAGATCTTATAACTGCCGGTGGAAAAGCTGTTGCCGGTGGGCCTGTTTCTACGGGGAACTGGAAGTTGGGCATGATATCGCTTATCTCATGTTTTTCTCCGGTACTTCAGTTGCCTACATGGGATGTTTTATATAGTATTATGGAGAAGGAATGTGATCCTAAG GTTTTGGAAAATATACTCTATCATCTATGCCAGCTTTCATGCTTGACTTCTATGCCGAAGGTTTATGATTTG GTTATTTTCTTGGATGACATGCTCAACAAACAAGTAAAGAACAAGCGTAACTGTCTCAATATAGTCACTGCCTTACATGTTTTACTGCAAAATTTTTTATCCTCGGGGATGGATTCTTCTGGACTCAAACCAAACTCGGAATTGTCTCATCTGAAAGAAGGAGAGAGTTGTCAG ATCTTTGTCCAACTTGGCGCAATGGTGAATAAAGTTTCTGAATGTGGTCTCTTGGGCTGGTTTGGGCGTGTGAGGCTTATCAGCTGTATATGTAATTTTGTCTTGCTTAATCCTCAGATTGGTCAG ACAATGATTGAGCGACTTTTGCTAATGCTAAATGACTCTGATTATCGGGTGCGGTTTGTCCTGGCAAGACAAATTGGGCTTTTATTCCAGACATGGGATGGTCATGAGGCATTATTCCAAGATATTTG CTCTAGCTTTGGTATTATACTGGTAACCTCCTCAAAGGAAAAGCTTGTCACTGCAAGAGATGTTTTGGCTGCTGGTCCTCAGCCTCGCCCAAAAATGGAGACTGTCATCATTACTCTTATGCACCTTGCATATCACAGTGAGAACATAGAGTTGCAA GCTGTTTTTATGATGTGCGCTGTTTCAGCTATAGATCCTTGTCAGAG GGAATTAATCATTGCTGCACTTGACAATCTATCAGCACAACTCCATTACCCATCTAGGTTCAAG TACCTGGAAGAACTCTTGGGCCCGATCCTCTTTTTCTGGATTGCATGTGGTGTCAGTTTAGCTGCTCTTGTTGAG ACAAGTCAGCTGTTCATTCTAAATGCTGAACCGAAATATTTCATCCACTTTTGTTCCCACTGGCTACTTCCAGCTCTTCTGCTGCATGAAGATAATACTAACCTTGATTGGGTAGCTAAG ATGGCTAGCAAACCGGTGTCTGTGTTGGTCAAAGAAAATTTTGTGCCTATCTTTTCGATAGGTATGGGATTGCACTGTAGTAAAACATCAGAATGTGAAAAAGGTGCATTGGTGCTTCAAAATTCGATATTATATGTGGGTCAGATCACCGAGACTGAGAGGGATAAGCTCATTAAACGGAATATG GTGTCTATTGTTAGTTTTGTTTTATCACGTGCTTCCTCTTCACCAGAACCCCCCGTTCCTGCTTTTTCTCGTGACACCATTTCACGAGCAATTCAAACAATTGTGGATGGTTTTCTGGAAAC CGCTGATTATCCTAAGAATGCGGCGGTCATTGATAATATCAATGTTTTTCGCCCAGATAGGGTGTTCATG TTCATCACAGAAATACACTATAAAATGTCAGCTGCATGCCATCACCGGCATACGCGTCATCACCTGGCCGCTCTAGAAGAGCTTACTATTATTCTTGGTCATAGAGCTTTGGTTCCAAGTTCCTTAAA TTATATATTCAATCTTGTTGGACAATTTATCTCCTCTCCCTCATTACAAGACCAGTGTTGTAGTATAGCTTCCTGTTTACTGGATTCGTTCAGAAGCAATCCGGCCAAAGAAATTGTCAGTGTACTAGGTGACCAACTCCAG TTTTTGGTTTCAAAACTAGTTACATGCTGCATCGATGCTGAAGCGAACTCCAAAGTTTCTGGTTCTAAGTCATCTCAACTTGTAAATTTGCTCCACAAGCTAATTGCTAATTCAGAATCTTCTCTCCATGAAGATATAAGA GATTTAGAACCATTGCCCGATATGGAAATTTTTCGTGTCATTCGCGAATCACACATCAGGAGATGCGAAGGTTACTCACCAAGGAATCATCTGTTGAAG TGTGCCAGAAGATCATGTTATCTTCCACCAAGATTCCTTTCCTGGAG TCTCCAAGCACTGCACCACAAGCTCATAGCTACTGAAGCTTCTCAAGGAGAGTCAAATCTCGAAACTGGAGATAGCTTTTGGCATTCTGATGATGAAATTGTAAATGCTGTTTGGACTCTTGTCCGCGTGTCTGCTTCAGATGAGGCAGATAGTATGAGATTGTTGGCGTCGGATTTTCTTTCCAGG GTTGGTATTGGGGACCCCCACACCGTTGTTTTCCATCTTCCTGGGGAGTTGGGATCCATGAATGATCTTCAATTTGTTAGCCATAATAAAGGATCAAAAGTTAGTTCTTTTACTGAGAATGGCGTATCCGATGAAACCCTTATTTCGCTGTTAAAGATTCTGAAGAAGTATCTTTTGGATGACTCTGTGAAGATCATTGACGTAACGTCTCAAACCCTTCGG GGAATTCTTTCTACTGAAAGGGGGCAGCAAGCATTATCTTCTATCGATTCGTGTGAGAGATCTTTGATTGAG GTACATGGCAGGGGTGTTAACCTTGACACTGTTGAAAAGATCTTACTGGATAGCGAAAAGCAGTACAAAG CTGAAAACTTTTCACTGGAGAAGGCTGAGGTGTGGTCCACAGATAATAAAAACTTCGATGGATGGATTTGTCAGCTTGTGTACTGTATGATCTCGTTATGTGAGGATGTCCCAATAAG GTTATGCCAGAATATAGCAATGCTGAAAGCTGAAATTTCTGAGCTTTTGTTTCCAAGTGTTATTGTTAGTCTTGCAGGAAGGGTAGGGACTGATATCAATTTACACGAACTAATTACATCACAG GTGAAAGAGCACATCTTCGTCGATTCAAACAAGCTAACAAAGTCGAAGCAGGTCATGTTAAACACCCTGAATGAACTGCGGATGTGTTATGTCCTTGAAAGATCAACTTTTTCTGGGCAAACTAAAAGAGAAAAG AATACTAAGCATTCTAACTACAGTTCTAGATCTAGCTCCAGCGCTGCTAAGATTAGAGATGTGGAAACAGCTAATGGTATGGCAGCGTCCATAACTGCAAATTGGGACAAG GTATATTGGCTTTCCATTGATTATCTTGTTGCTGCCAGATCAGCAGTA GTTTGTGGTGCATATTTGACCGCCGCCATGTATGTTGAGTACTGGTGTGAGGAGAAATTTGGCAGTCTAAGCCTCGGAGATCCTGATTTTTCTTATCATGATATG TTACCGGATCACGTTGAGATACTTGTGTCTGCAATAACAAGAATAAATGAGGCTGACAGCTTGTATGGGGTTATACATTCCAACAAG TTGTCTGCTCAAATAACCACATTTGAGCATGAGGGAAACTGGAGTAGAGCACTTGAGTACTATGACTTGCAAGCACGTTCACAGAAAATGGTGGTGCCTGGTAGCCTTCCTGAAAACCAAGGGGTGGAACATTTTCAGCCAACAACTAGTGCACAACATTCTGTTTTTGGCGAAGGGGAGGTCCAGAGACAACCTTTCAAAGGGCTCATTAGGTCTTTGCAGCAGACAGGCTGTATGCATGTTCTCGATCTGTATTGCCGGGGCTTGACTTCCCGAGAAGGCTCCTTTCAGTATGATCCAGAGTTTATCGAATTGCAG TATGAGGCTGCATGGCGTGCAGGAAAATGGGATTTTTCTTTACTCTATCCACAAACGCACTCTCCACCTATGCAACATGTCAAGAACAATAATTATCATGAAAATCTGCACGG TTGTTTGAGAGCTTTGCATGAAGGGGATTGCAATGGGTTTCATGGAAAACTGAAGGATGCTAAGAAG GAGCTTGTATTGTCCATTTCCCGTGCAAGTGAAGAAAGCACTGAATTTATATACTCAGCAGTAGTGAAACTTCAG ATTCTTTATCATCTTGGACTAGTTTGGGATCTTCGCTGGACGACATCTTCACATGAAAGTATGCATGGCTATCCAGTCAAACAAATGGCATGTGCTGACCCTGTGACGCCAACAATGGAGCAG TTTTCTTGGCTGAATAAGGATTGGATCTCTATTACTACACAAACTCAGTTCCACATGAATTTGTTGGAGCCATTAGTCGCATTTAGGCGAGTCCTCCTCCAAATCTTGGGATGTGAGCAATGTACCATGCAGCATCTTTTGCAGTCTGCTTCCTTACTTCGCAAG GGATCAAAGTTTTCTCATGCAGCTGCGTCTCTGCATGAGTTCAAGTTCCTTTGTGCAAAAAGTGATGGAGGACAACCTGTTCCAGATTGGCTTGGAAGG ATTGAAGAGGCGAAAATATTACATGCCCAAGGGCGGCATGAAGTTGCCATCAGTCTGGCGAACTACATCTTACAAAATTATCAATTAAAAGAAGAGGCTTCAGATATATACCGTGTGATTGGGAAGTGGCTAGCAGAAACCAGATCGAGCAA CTCTAGAACAATTTTAGACAAGTACCTCAAGCCTGCAGTTTCGCTTGCCAAAAACCCGAGTTCCGAGATCAGCAAAAGATTGGTAGATAGACAAAGCCAGACTTGGTTTCATCTGGCACATTATGCAGATGCTCTGTTTAAAAATTATGAGGAGAGACTCTCTTCCAGTGAATGGCAAGCTGCAATGCGGCTACGAAAACACAAG ACGAAAGAGTTGGAGCTGCTTATTAAACGGTATAAGAGTTCAAAGAAG GGGGAACAATCTGACTATTCACTGAAGATTCAAGAGCTGCAGAAGCAATTAACAATGGACAAAGAAGAGGCAGAAAAGCTGCAG GTTGACAGGGATAACTTTCTGAAACTTGCGTTGGAGGGGTATCAACGTTGCCTGCAAATTGGTGACAAATATGATGTCCGAGTG GTCTTTAGACAAGTATCCATGTGGTTTAATCTCACCTCCCAGAAAGATGTTATTGATAACATGTTGAGCACCATTAGTGAG GTTCAGTCTTACAAATTTGTACCACTTGTTTATCAGATTGCTTCAAGGTTGGGTAGCTCTAGAGATGAATCAGGATCTAACAGTTTTCAG TCTGCTCTGGTTTCACTTCTCAGAAAAATGGCCATTGATCATCCATACCATACTATCCTTCAG CTTCTGGCTTTGGCAAACGGTGACAGAATCAAGGATAACCAACGCAGTAGAAACTCTTTCGTGGTTGATATAGATAAAAAGGTTGCTGCAGAGCATCTTTTGCAGGATGTATCACAGCATCATGGGCCTATGATTAGACAA atgAAACAACTGGTTGATATCTACATCAAGCTTGCAGAGCTTGAAACGAGGAGAGAG GATACTAATAAAAGGGTAGCACTGCCAAGAGAAATTCGTAGTGTGAAACAATTGGAACTT GTACCTGTAGTGACTGCTACAATTCCTGTTGACCGTAGCTGCCAATACAATGAAGGGTCGTTCCCTTCTTTCAGAGGTTTATCAGATTCTGTTAC AGTGATGAATGGTATTAATGCTCCAAAAGTAGTTGAATGCTTTGGCTCTGATGGTCGAAAATATAAGCAACTTGCAAAATCTGGCAATGATGACCTCAGACAAGATGCT GTTATGGAACAATTTTTTGGGCTCGTCAATACCTTTCTACATAATAATCGGGACACATGGAAGAGAAGATTAGCTGTACGCACATACAAG GTTGTTCCTTTTACCCCAAGCGCTGGTGTTCTTGAGTGGGTTGATGGTACAATTCCACTTGGAGATTATCTTATAGGAAG CTCAAGGGCTGGGGGCGCTCATGGTCGTTATGGCATTGGAAACTGGAATTATTCAAAATGCCGAGAACATATGTCGAGT GCAAAAGACAAGCGCAAAGCCTTCATGGATGTCTGCACAAACTTCAG GCCTGTCATGCATTACTTTTTCCTGGAAAAGTTCCTGCATCCTGCTGACTGGTTTGTGAAGAGGCTTGCGTATACACGTAGTGTTGCAGCTAGTTCAATG GTTGGGTACATCGTTGGTCTTGGTGACCGCCATGCCATGAATATTTTAATCGATCAAGCTACAGCAGAAGTTATCCATATAGATCTTGGAGTTGCCTTTGAACAAGGATTAATGCTCAAGACTCCTGAACGG GTCCCTTTCAGGCTGACAAGAGATATAATTGATGGAATGGGTATCACAGGAGTGGAAGGCGTTTTCAGGAGATGTTGCGAAGAAACCTTGTCTGTAATGCGAACAAATAAAGAGGCCCTCCTTACAATTGTTGAA gttttcaTACATGATCCTCTATATAAATGGGCATTGTCCCCTTTAAAAGCTTTGCAAAGACAGAAG GAAACTGAAGATTACGATGGCGTGAACTTAGAAGGATTACAAGAGGAATTCGAAGGTAACAAGGATGCTGCACGTGCCTTGATGCGTGTCAAGCAAAAACTTGATGGCTATGAGGGTGGTGAGATGAGAAGCATACATGGCCAG GCACAGCAACTAATACAAGATGCGATCGACACAGATCGTTTATCCCATATGTTCCCTGGCTGGGGAGCCTGGATGTAA